In Halovivax gelatinilyticus, the following are encoded in one genomic region:
- a CDS encoding ArsR/SmtB family transcription factor, which produces MARLFPLRSETPQTDGTPRVVDLDDEDADAVFGALSSTTARKIYATLDDEPATPSDVAEAIDSSIQNVRYHLDKLEDAGLVDVVDTWYSSRGNEMSVYATANGPLIVTSDESRATQLKQAVSRYVGGIGILGAASLFVQAAADRFGAVGTDAVADDGEDAAATGDDAPESQEEEIATDDGFHAAGVEDDADEDVEDDEAAADDAGDHAADDDAAYEAEPYSGADEPSGGDGLFELVQSTFEGLFSAYSPGSLFFLGGVLVLSVLLAHWYVGTYRPLAHQ; this is translated from the coding sequence ATGGCCCGGCTGTTCCCACTCCGATCCGAGACGCCGCAGACCGACGGAACGCCGCGGGTCGTCGACCTCGACGACGAAGATGCGGACGCGGTGTTCGGCGCCCTCTCCTCGACGACGGCTCGGAAGATCTACGCGACGCTCGACGACGAACCGGCCACGCCGAGCGACGTCGCCGAGGCGATCGACTCGTCGATCCAGAACGTTCGCTACCACCTGGACAAGTTAGAAGACGCGGGGCTCGTCGACGTCGTCGATACGTGGTACTCCTCGCGCGGAAACGAGATGAGCGTCTACGCGACCGCGAACGGCCCGCTCATCGTTACGAGCGACGAGTCGCGAGCGACGCAGTTGAAACAGGCGGTCTCTCGCTACGTCGGCGGGATCGGGATTCTCGGGGCGGCCAGCCTGTTCGTCCAGGCCGCGGCCGACCGGTTCGGTGCGGTGGGAACCGATGCCGTCGCCGACGATGGCGAAGACGCCGCCGCAACGGGGGACGACGCGCCCGAGAGCCAGGAGGAGGAGATAGCGACTGACGACGGCTTTCATGCCGCCGGCGTGGAGGATGATGCCGACGAGGACGTCGAGGATGACGAAGCCGCGGCCGACGATGCGGGCGACCACGCCGCCGACGACGACGCAGCCTACGAGGCCGAACCCTATTCGGGGGCTGACGAACCGTCGGGGGGCGACGGCCTGTTCGAACTCGTCCAGTCGACGTTCGAGGGACTGTTCTCCGCGTACTCGCCCGGGTCGTTGTTCTTCCTCGGGGGCGTACTCGTCCTGAGCGTTCTATTGGCCCACTGGTACGTCGGCACGTACCGGCCGCTGGCCCACCAGTGA